The following coding sequences lie in one Crassostrea angulata isolate pt1a10 chromosome 10, ASM2561291v2, whole genome shotgun sequence genomic window:
- the LOC128165215 gene encoding arrestin domain-containing protein A-like isoform X2, producing the protein MNEIILRTNKGEYNPGESVYGVVYLNICNPTAGRGVRLKFEGVESISYHCSGNDDREGPVLTDSKFYIDAKDVILYTCEDTDVMGIGSFCFPFKVSLLSEIPGSFSSENAANDGKWLASVQYWLKAELVGAESISTMQFLIVNHPLPSFLLPNDPPMAVDCRIEVSHLLLFKKSMHVTAKLTKQVWQAGDVAKLKIIITNNTNVNVSKITIKLCRELILVKKGIVIPCYDPKVTVDEGNDRMYIRPEGVDPKVVWENMISGCNQELLNKGLQEIWIPLKNMDNTPVLTSLNGHHVQCFYYIDICVTLQNHQEGSLTVPIYCLIHSKNTEFLQWKPPSWIYESEVIMGKSIFSVSETALRSEAFSDIPRFQALESDD; encoded by the exons ATGAACGAAATCATTTTGAGAACAAATAAAGGAGAATACAATCCAGGAGAAAGTGTTTATGG AGTTGTATACCTGAACATTTGTAACCCAACAGCAGGGCGAGGTGTACGCCTGAAATTTGAAGGAGTAGAAAGTA TTAGTTATCACTGCTCTGGCAATGATGATCGTGAAGGTCCAGTTCTAACTGACAGTAAATTCTATATAGATGCCAAGGATGTCATCTTGTATACCTGTGAAG ACACAGATGTTATGGGCATTGGATCCTTTTGCTTTCCTTTCAAAGTGTCCTTATTGTCAGAAATCCCAg GTTCTTTCTCATCTGAAAATGCTGCAAATGATGGAAAATGGCTAGCTTCTGTTCAGTATTGGCTAAAAGCAGAACTTGTTGGAGCAGAGAGTATATCG ACAATGCAGTTCCTTATAGTGAACCACCCTCTACCAAGCTTCCTGCTTCCTAACGACCCCCCAATGGCTGTTGACTGTCGGATTGAGGTCTCTCACCTGCTGTTATTTAAGAAGAGCATGCATGTCACTGCCAA ATTGACTAAGCAAGTTTGGCAGGCAGGAGATGTggcaaaattaaaaatcatcatcACAAATAATACAAATGTGAATGTGTCCAAAATCACAATTAAG CTATGCCGTGAGCTGATTTTAGTTAAAAAGGGCATTGTTATTCCTTGTTATGACCCAAAGGTCACAGTCGATGAAGGGAATGATCGAATGTACATCAGACCAGAGGGCGTGGATCCAAAGGTTGTGTGGGAAAACATGATATCAGGCTGTAATCAGGAACTTTTGAACAA gGGCCTTCAAGAGATTTGGATTCCACTAAAAAACATGGACAATACCCCAGTTTTGACCTCTCTAAATGGACATCATGTACAG TGTTTCTACTACATTGATATCTGTGTAACTCTTCAAAACCACCAGGAGGGAAGTCTGACCGTACCAATATACTGTTTGATCCACTCCAAAAACACAGAG TTCTTGCAATGGAAACCTCCCAGCTGGATTTATGAGTCTGAGGTCATCATGGGGAAATCTATATTTTCTGTTTCAGAAACAGCATTAA GAAGTGAGGCATTTTCGGATATTCCTCGGTTCCAAGCCCTGGAGTCGGATGATTGA
- the LOC128165215 gene encoding arrestin domain-containing protein A-like isoform X1 — protein MNEIILRTNKGEYNPGESVYGVVYLNICNPTAGRGVRLKFEGVESISYHCSGNDDREGPVLTDSKFYIDAKDVILYTCEDTDVMGIGSFCFPFKVSLLSEIPGSFSSENAANDGKWLASVQYWLKAELVGAESISTMQFLIVNHPLPSFLLPNDPPMAVDCRIEVSHLLLFKKSMHVTAKLTKQVWQAGDVAKLKIIITNNTNVNVSKITIKLCRELILVKKGIVIPCYDPKVTVDEGNDRMYIRPEGVDPKVVWENMISGCNQELLNKGLDNIRIPLRNEMESSIESSVTGSLIQCFYYIDICVTLQNHQEGSLTVPIYCLIHSKNTEFLQWKPPSWIYESEVIMGKSIFSVSETALRSEAFSDIPRFQALESDD, from the exons ATGAACGAAATCATTTTGAGAACAAATAAAGGAGAATACAATCCAGGAGAAAGTGTTTATGG AGTTGTATACCTGAACATTTGTAACCCAACAGCAGGGCGAGGTGTACGCCTGAAATTTGAAGGAGTAGAAAGTA TTAGTTATCACTGCTCTGGCAATGATGATCGTGAAGGTCCAGTTCTAACTGACAGTAAATTCTATATAGATGCCAAGGATGTCATCTTGTATACCTGTGAAG ACACAGATGTTATGGGCATTGGATCCTTTTGCTTTCCTTTCAAAGTGTCCTTATTGTCAGAAATCCCAg GTTCTTTCTCATCTGAAAATGCTGCAAATGATGGAAAATGGCTAGCTTCTGTTCAGTATTGGCTAAAAGCAGAACTTGTTGGAGCAGAGAGTATATCG ACAATGCAGTTCCTTATAGTGAACCACCCTCTACCAAGCTTCCTGCTTCCTAACGACCCCCCAATGGCTGTTGACTGTCGGATTGAGGTCTCTCACCTGCTGTTATTTAAGAAGAGCATGCATGTCACTGCCAA ATTGACTAAGCAAGTTTGGCAGGCAGGAGATGTggcaaaattaaaaatcatcatcACAAATAATACAAATGTGAATGTGTCCAAAATCACAATTAAG CTATGCCGTGAGCTGATTTTAGTTAAAAAGGGCATTGTTATTCCTTGTTATGACCCAAAGGTCACAGTCGATGAAGGGAATGATCGAATGTACATCAGACCAGAGGGCGTGGATCCAAAGGTTGTGTGGGAAAACATGATATCAGGCTGTAATCAGGAACTTTTGAACAA GGGGCTGGATAATATCAGAATTCCACTAAGAAATGAAATGGAATCTTCAATTGAATCCTCAGTCACTGGGTCCCTTATTCAG TGTTTCTACTACATTGATATCTGTGTAACTCTTCAAAACCACCAGGAGGGAAGTCTGACCGTACCAATATACTGTTTGATCCACTCCAAAAACACAGAG TTCTTGCAATGGAAACCTCCCAGCTGGATTTATGAGTCTGAGGTCATCATGGGGAAATCTATATTTTCTGTTTCAGAAACAGCATTAA GAAGTGAGGCATTTTCGGATATTCCTCGGTTCCAAGCCCTGGAGTCGGATGATTGA
- the LOC128167473 gene encoding uncharacterized protein LOC128167473, producing MEMDSLDTQRSGKLYTEEEEHTTADDEDIIREDNTLLSKPRVLLLNLSWFGLSLMFLLLSVEVVPAQIRSLVGEAEKGRWLGGMVAVGAALTFFTSPLIGMGSDRVTLKVGKRRPVMMAGTVFLCIGLIGMALSSSKLYLPRRDSGYKNGTEGMCHSDLEAQRCLPYANKTIKNSHETTILRGSQPGTILVPEKKVEVVEEKDTSSGSLGLYIFFYLIVTVSFAMITVPYNALIADKSHYSQRGFNSGVMGCMILLGNVSGAAVGIGLSEMGVLGAYGTAIAVVMVSVCVTVFTTTEKPGKQNLEPIGCVQIFCGFWEPFKEHDFRWVFFTRFLMQQGVSTVTGFLEYWLSDMIELPDCWNAGRGVAIMLLPMLFAAAISSIIFGILSDRFNRRKPIVIVAAFIMCICISTLTYIKGPSAYYIAVVVAFFFGIGFGSFQSVDFALVMDILPEEKDKAKDIAVWHLALILPNALATPVGGLILDYFESVNCRIGLGYIILFVVTTVYFLLSGIFVTRIRQAK from the exons ATGGAGATGGACAGCCTAGATACCCAACGGTCAGGGAAACTGTACACAGAGGAGGAAGAGCA TACAACTGCTGATGATGAGGACATTATACGGGAGGACAACACATTACTCAGTAAGCCCAGGGTGCTGCTGTTGAACCTGTCCTGGTTTGGCCTCAGTCTGATGTTCCTCCTACTGTCTGTTGAGG tTGTACCAGCCCAGATTCGCTCTTTGGTTGGTGAGGCAGAAAAAGGCAGATGGCTCGGAGGGATGGTGGCAGTTGGTGCTG CTCTCACGTTTTTCACTAGTCCCTTGATTGGCATGGGTAGTGATCGAGTGACGTTAAAGGTTGGTAAAAGACGACCCGTTATGATGGCAGGGACTGTTTTTCTgtg CATTGGATTGATAGGAATGGCGCTAAGTTCCTCTAAATTATACTTACC ACGAAGAGACTCAGGTTACAAGAATGGCACAGAAGGAATG TGCCACAGCGATTTGGAAGCTCAGAGGTGTCTCCCATATGCAAACAAAACGATTAAGAATTCGCACGAGACTACAATTCTTCGGGGATCCCAGCCTGGAACTATTCTGGTCCCCGAGAAAAAGGTAGAGGTTGTTGAGGAGAAGGACACTAGTTCAGGAAGCCTCG GTCTTTATATCTTTTTCTACCTAATTGTCACCGTGTCGTTTGCCATGATAACAGTTCCATACAATGCCCTGATTGCGGACAAATCACATTATTCCCAGAGAG gttttaaCTCTGGAGTAATGGGCTGTATGATTTTGTTGGGTAACGTAAGTGGAGCAGCCGTTGGTATCGGATTATCT GAAATGGGCGTTTTAGGAGCCTATGGAACTGCCATAGCGGTAGTGATGGTAAGCGTCTGTGTAACTGTGTTTACGACAACCGAAAAACCcggaaaacaaaatcttgaACCTATTG GTTGTGTTCagattttttgtggtttttggGAGccatttaaag aACACGATTTCCGGTGGGTCTTTTTTACTAGATTCCTCATGCAGCAAGGCGTTTCCACGGTAACAGG ATTTTTGGAATACTGGCTCTCTGACATGATAGAACTTCCCGACTGTTGGAATGCGGGAAGAGGCGTTGCCATCATGCTCTTGCCAATGTTATTTGCAGCCGCCATCAG TTCCATTATATTTGGAATTCTCTCTGATCGTTTTAATAGAAGAAAACCAATTGTTATAGTAGCTG cttTTATAATGTGCATTTGCATTTCAactttaacatatataaaaggGCCTTCTGCTTATTACATCGCCGTCGTCGTGGCCTTCTTCTTTG GAATCGGGTTCGGTTCGTTCCAGTCGGTGGATTTCGCTTTAGTCATGGACATACTCCCAGAGGAGAAGGATAAGGCAAAAGATATTGCAGTTTGGCATTTGGCCCTTATCCTTCCTAACGCGCTAGCTACTCCCGTAGGCGGCCTGATATTAGACTACTTTGAAAGTGTGAACTGTAGGATAGGTCTGGGATATATTATTCTGTTTGTTGTCACAACTGTTTATTTTCTACTTAGTGGAATTTTTGTGACGAGGATTCGTCAAGCCAAATAA
- the LOC128167474 gene encoding trypsin-3-like, translating into MLKVTVVLAVLCLAYAKPSHRKPHAGNGHHTHTQVAQTDLTAVLQSINQAGCGGSRISPSVSYIVGGSEARANSWPWMASLEYNGMHVCGGSLVSDRYVITAAHCVEGAMATASRWRVRLGKHDRSRTESTEQNLFVRRIISHGSYSSSKISNDIALMELSSTATINDYVSPVCVAELDVAAGTNCITTGWGDTQGTGSNSVLRQVTVPLIDQATCASRDYYGRYMDTTTMICAGYEQGGKDSCQGDSGGPLVCSSQGVWHLTGVTSWGFGCAEAFKPGVYTRVVNYVSWLGANMA; encoded by the exons ATGTTAAAGGTAACAGTAGTCCTCGCCGTTCTCTGTCTTGCTTATG CCAAGCCAAGTCACAGAAAGCCCCACGCAGGGAATGGGCACCACACCCATACCCAGGTAGCTCAGACAGACCTCACGGCCGTACTGCAGTCAATCAATCAGGCAGGGTGCGGCGGAAGTCGCATCAGTCCGTCAGTGTCCTACATCGTGGGTGGATCCGAGGCTCGGGCAAACAGCTGGCCGTGGATG GCCTCTTTGGAGTATAATGGTATGCACGTCTGTGGCGGAAGTTTAGTTTCTGACAGATATGTCATCACCGCAGCTCACTGCGTTGAAGG TGCTATGGCTACAGCTTCAAGATGGCGTGTTCGATTGGGAAAACATGACAGATCAAGAACTGAATCCACAGAACAGAATCTCTTTGTCAGAAGAATTATCAGTCATGGTAGCTACAGCAGCTCCAAAATCAGCAATGACATTGCTTTAATGGAGCTGAGCTCCACTGCAACTATTAATGATTACGTTAGCCCTGTTTGTGTTGCCGAGCTTGATGTTGCCGCTGGAACAAACTGTATCACTACAGGCTGGGGGGACACTCAAG GCACTGGATCAAACTCTGTTCTGAGACAAGTGACCGTCCCATTGATTGATCAAGCCACCTGCGCCAGCCGTGACTACTACGGTAGATACATGGACACCACAACCATGATCTGTGCTGGGTATGAACAGGGGGGAAAGGACTCTTGTCAG GGTGACAGTGGTGGACCATTGGTCTGTAGCTCTCAGGGAGTGTGGCATTTGACAG GAGTCACAAGCTGGGGCTTTGGCTGTGCTGAGGCCTTTAAGCCTGGTGTCTACACGAGAGTTGTTAACTATGTCAGCTGGCTTGGAGCCAATATGGCCTGA
- the LOC128165216 gene encoding cleavage and polyadenylation specificity factor subunit 4-like codes for MQDLVAPVTHIKFEMEVALDQQLGSQPLPFPGMDKSGAAICTFYLSNVCSKGVACPYRHVKGDRTVVCKHWLRGLCKKGDDCEFLHEFDMSKMPECYFFSKFGECNNKECPFLHIDPSAKIKDCPWYDRGFCRHGPNCKNRHVRRILCQCYLNGFCLEGPKCKYMHPSFDIPVFDQQTTTKKVNIVCHFCSEPGHKALNCPKMKTSDSDKINVIQTTMDTGHNAPYPQPGYGHHVHVHLPYKPPSGQDNYIDPRRPLDQVTCFKCGEKGHYANKCPKGHLAFLASSSVS; via the exons ATGCAGGATTTGGTAGCGCCGGTAACTCATATAAAATTCGAAATGGAAGTAGCTCTAGATCAGCAACTAGGGTCACAACCTCTTCCATTCCCTGGGATGGACA AATCAGGGGCAGCGATATGTACATTCTACCTAAGCAATGTTTGTAGCAAGGGAGTTGCATGTCCATATAGACATGTCAAAGGAGATCGAACTGTTGTGTGTAAACATTGGCTTAGAGGTCTGTGCAAAAAAGGAGATGATTGTGAATTTCTTCATGAGTTTGACATGAGTAAAATGCCTGAATGTTACTTCTTTTCCAAATTTG GTGAATGTAATAACAAAGAGTGCCCTTTCCTCCACATTGATCCATCTGCAAAAATCAAAGACTGTCCATGGTATGACAGAGGATTTTGTAGACATG GTCCCAACTGCAAAAATCGTCATGTCAGAAGAATTCTGTGCCAGTGCTATCTCAATGGATTTTGTTTAGAAGGACCCAAGTGTAAATATATGCA TCCCAGTTTTGATATTCCTGTGTTTGATCAGCAAACAACTACCAAGAAAGTCAACATTGTGTGTCATTTTTGCTCAGAACCTGGTCACAAAGCACTGAACTGtccaaaaatgaaaacatcagACAGTGATAAAATC AATGTTATACAGACCACGATGGACACTGGTCACAATGCCCCCTACCCTCAGCCTGGATATGGtcaccatgtacatgtacacctaCCCTACAAGCCCCCATCCGGCCAGGATAACTATATAGACCCAAGACGACCACTCGACCAAGTGACATGTTTTAAG TGTGGAGAGAAAGGACACTATGCTAATAAATGTCCAAAGGGCCATCTAGCTTTTCTTGCTTCGTCCTCAGTCAGCTGA
- the LOC128164921 gene encoding trypsin-1-like, which translates to MVGCETKCRNDVTEKYNTLCTYFTTVLPQTYSSCGHPVKNPIHYHSDHFDRVIGGEEARMGSLPWMVMLTENGAQVCGGSVITDRLVLTAAHCFEDPESLDPRRWLAYVGKHHLRYQDLSEQKHTINQIMMHEGYDKDTARNDIAILILNERVMFNSFVMPICLPGFSLSSLLNHHSHSNHVYGIVAGWGDTREDNPRFVLNQVSLPILNDRVCGAHNWYGSEFLPQTTFCAGYEQGGKDACLGDSGGPFIIKNHNGLWVQVGITSWGYDCAQPRAPGIYTDVTMYMPWITQKAQKFNIYIPYLAT; encoded by the exons ATGGTTGGTTGTGAAACAAAATGCCGTAATGATGTAACAGAAAAATATAACACTCTCTGTACATATTTTACAACAGTATTGCCACAAACCTACAGCTCATGTGGTCACCCAGTCAAAAACCCCATCCATTACCACAGCGATCACTTCGACCGCGTGATAGGGGGTGAGGAAGCTCGCATGGGGTCCCTGCCATGGATG GTGATGTTGACGGAGAATGGGGCCCAGGTTTGTGGTGGATCGGTCATAACAGACAGACTCGTGTTAACGGCAGCCCATTGCTTCGAAGA CCCAGAGAGTCTTGACCCAAGACGATGGCTTGCCTATGTCGGAAAGCATCATCTTCGATACCAGGACTTATCTGAACAGAAACACACGATAAACCAGATAATGATGCACGAGGGATACGACAAGGATACAGCCAGAAATGACATAGCGATACTCATTTTGAACGAGCGTGTGATGTTCAATAGCTTTGTCATGCCCATATGCTTACCTGGTTTCTCCCTGAGTTCTTTACTAAATCACCACTCTCATTCTAATCATGTTTATGGCATCGTGGCTGGATGGGGGGACACAAGAG AGGATAACCCACGATTTGTATTAAACCAAGTATCACTACCAATTCTTAACGACCGAGTGTGCGGTGCCCACAACTGGTATGGGAGCGAATTTTTGCCACAGACCACTTTTTGTGCGGGGTATGAACAAGGCGGGAAAGACGCGTGTTTA GGTGATAGTGGAGGTCCGTTTATAATAAAAAACCACAACGGATTATGGGTACAAGTCG GTATCACGAGCTGGGGGTACGATTGCGCTCAGCCTCGGGCTCCCGGAATCTACactgacgtcacaatgtacatgCCGTGGATCACACAGAAAGCACAGAAGTTTAATATATACATTCCATATTTGGCTACTTGA